One Vespa crabro chromosome 9, iyVesCrab1.2, whole genome shotgun sequence genomic region harbors:
- the LOC124426830 gene encoding PXMP2/4 family protein 4, with translation YDKVFHLQVSKLSNFARKRPLLLNSITYGFFYTCAEFAQQIYNKRFQIIQPVSTYGVELQNIDRPILSWLRKCNNFLGLLDYESTMSTQQYNWPRLKRYAIYGFFLAGPLLHGWYKWLDTFYKGKSLKLVLTKLFLDQFILTPPLVCLFFISMSLMESKSDIFEECKTKFLKTFKTSCLFWMPVQFFNFVLIPPTLRITYVSIAALCWVNILCYIKNVPLVKFNDKN, from the exons TATGACAAAGTATTTCACTTACAAGTATCAAA ATTAAGTAACTTTGCACGAAAAAGACCACTGCTCTTGAATTCTATAACATATGGCTTTTTTTATACATGCGCTGAATTTGCacaacaaatttataataaaagattccAG attattCAACCGGTGTCCACATATGGAGTAGAACTACAAAATATCGATAGACCAATACTTTCGTGGTTACGAAAGTGCAATAATTTTTTAGGTTTATTAGATTATGAATCTACGATGTCAACACAACAATATAATTGGCCACGTCTTAAAAGATATGCTAtttatggtttttttttaGCAGGACCATTGTTGCATGGAtg GTACAAATGGTTAGATACATTTTACAAAGGCAAATCTTTAAAATTGGTTTTAACTAAATTATTTCTTGATCAATTTATATTGACACCACCATTGGTCTGTCTATTTTTTATCA gtATGAGTTTGATGGAAAGTAAATCTGATATATTTGAAGAATGTAAAACAAAGTTTCTTAAAACTTTTAAG aCATCATGCCTATTTTGGATGCCTGTACAGTTTTtcaattttgtattaattccTCCTACTCTACGTATCACATATGTTAGTATTGCAGCATTATGTTGGGTGAATATTCTTtgctatataaaaaatgtgcCTTTagttaaatttaatgataaaaattaa
- the LOC124426824 gene encoding arf-GAP with dual PH domain-containing protein 1-like isoform X1, with protein MADSNEKLLVELLKKPGNNVCADCGAKNPEWASYNIGIFVCTRCAGVHRSMGAHISKVKHLKLDRWEDSQVNRIREVGNVTARLHYEERVPPCYRRPNSDAPQVLIEQWIRAKYEREEFCHPERQNYVSGFMEGFLMKRGKEDSRYHPRKFVLCEAEDTLKYHVKENKEPKAILRISELNVAFAPSKTNNQNSLQISFMKDGTTRHIYVYHEDPEVITNWYLAIRCAKLHRLQVAYPGATEAELLSQLTRDFPREGFLWKTGPRHSDAYKKRWFTLDGRKLMYHDDPMDAHPKGEIFLGHSSEGFAVKTGVPPGARNQGFSFTLETPDRSYLLSAQNDDDRTQWMNVIQKVIDKPLTPQDATVAARLVRKRTASGTMNIFSSAR; from the exons ATGGCGGACTCGAACGAGAAATTGTTAGTCGAATTACTTAAAAAGCCTGGAAATAATGTGTGCGCGGATTGTGGAGCCAAGA ACCCAGAATGGGCTTCTTACAATATAGGAATATTTGTCTGCACAAGGTGTGCCGGAGTGCATAGGTCTATGGGCGCACATATTTCCAAAGTGAAACATCTCAAACTAGACAGATGGGAGGACTCTCAAGTAAATAGAATACGTGAAGTAGGTAATGTAACTGCAAGATTACATTACGAAGAGCGTGTACCACCTTGTTACCGTAGACCAAATTCAGATGCTCCTCA AGTTTTGATAGAGCAATGGATAAGAGCTAAATATGAAAGGGAAGAATTTTGTCACCCAGAAAGACAGAATTATGTATCGGGATTTATGGAAGGATTTTTAATGAAGCGTGGAAAAGAAGACTCACGATATCATCCTCGTAAATTTGTTCTTTGTGAAGCTGAGGATACTTTGAAGTATCacgttaaagaaaataag GAACCAAAAGCTATACTTAGGATATCAGAATTAAATGTAGCCTTTGCTCCGTCTAAAACTAATAATCAAAATAGTCTTCAAATATCTTTTATGAAAGATGGCACTACAAGACATATCTATGTGTATCATGAAGATCCAGAAGTAATTACAAATTGGTATTTAGCTATAAGATGTGCAAAATTACATCGTTTACAAGTTGCATATCCTGGTGCAACAGAGGCTGAATTATTATCACAGCTAACAAGAGATTTTCCACGGGAAGGATTCCTGTGGAAAACAGGTCCTAGACACAGTGATGCTTATAAAAAGAGATGGTTTACATTAGATGGAAGGAAACTTATGTATCATGATGATCCTATG GATGCACATCCAAAAGGTGAAATTTTCTTGGGTCACAGTTCAGAAGGTTTTGCAGTTAAAACAGGAGTACCACCAGGTGCTAGAAATCAAggtttctcttttactcttgaAACACCTGATAGAAGTTATCTCTTGTCTGCTCAAAACGATGATGACAGAACACAATGGATGAATGTAATACAGAAAGTAATAGATAAACCACTTACTCCACAAGATGCAACTG TAGCAGCACGTCTTGTAAGAAAACGCACAGCAAGTGGaacaatgaatatattttcttctgcaAGGTAG
- the LOC124426436 gene encoding calsyntenin-1, producing the protein MIFAASVVFFGLTLSVSHASIESTPTSFNDHGVPRLDLESLESGYHGLVKENETLVEVTPQIRALGAKVCSFRIANKHHGEAPFEIVLKEKGMAELRALRVLNCEKRRNYKFDIAAVGCSGGQSENATVHITVVDVNEYAPQFLQPAYVSTVDEGRLYEEVVRVEASDRDCTPKFGDICKYEILTADQPFIIDNEGAIRNTEPLDYERSHNYILSVVAYDCGMKQSAPAMVTIKVNRVCTPGWRGIPERVDYAAGSGSQPLLPSAKLDLCDAPCILRNVRATLNLVTDHIGKGCDRDTYTVRSQRKLCGASHESVDLLPTPGPTTSWTASLSRDEGREADEIFEFDGVDSAAIVPNNVLEHSLAQKFTISAWVKHRPRLRQDPHVKEHILCAADDHKMNRHHYALFIRNCRLILLLRRDFSEGDPNIFRPAEWRWKLGQVCDDKWHHYAIQVDFPRVSLFVDGEEWRTDEKNPEVIDDWPLHPAKGVNTMLVVGACWQGSDNRTKHHFRGYLAGLSVLVGRNEKPDVLSCLRRCQEGLHVPSMDLLQPGTQLLTNSDLTEVRIDGDNRTNIETLLRRIGYSNTRRFPTPGRRNFRLDTAVICEGNENSQLPVPTVQSYVTVLPPPRPGISVNGTGYVAREYADFRLGVRVFPDARVTAGSAARLDACAVSVYPSLNPDHESLGLPGDALRRFRSISARVDRDGVVLSGADTPYNYQQLIRLIMYTNRKPAYYLDRVFKLTCSELSGRFASNEYVQTLAVIHPKEKTTVLPHSSSGEPPIARIVEPVPGHIQVSPHHAEIPEGYSTSVIREGRRTIGGAGGSHAVTIVAAACIGFLLLMAVVGAARVRGAAKRRRSAGDELAAETEMAWDDSALAITVNPMDRLTEHESHQSHRDEDVDDSGSSDSEDGSFRDDDIDSSDCENDCDLNNGRHRRHNSPHDLEWDHRDV; encoded by the exons ATGATTTTTGCGGCGAGTGTTGTGTTTTTTGGGTTGACCCTAAGTGTCTCCCACGCTAGCATCGAGTCAACACCGACTTCCTTCAACGATCATGGAG TTCCGCGATTGGATCTTGAAAGTCTTGAGAGCGGTTATCACGGCCTGGTCAAGGAGAATGAAACTCTCGTTGAGGTGACTCCACAGATAAGAGCTTTAGGAGCTAAAGTATGTTCTTTTCGTATTGCGAATAAACATCATGGCGAGGCACCTTTCGAAATTGTTTTAAAAGAGAAGGGAATGGCCGAGCTGAGAGCCCTTCGAGTTTTGAATTGTGAAAAACGACGTAATTACAAATTCGATATCGCAGCTGTTGGTTGTTCCGGTGGACAATCTGAGAA TGCAACGGTTCATATCACAGTGGTCGATGTTAACGAATACGCACCACAGTTTCTCCAACCAGCTTACGTTAGCACTGTTGATGAAGGACGGCTTTACGAAGAGGTAGTACGCGTCGAAGCCTCCGACAGAGATTGTACTCCAAAATTCGGAGACATATGCAAATACGAGATTCTAACAGCGGACCAGCCGTTCATTATTGACAATGAAGGTGCTATACGTAACACAGAGCCATTGGATTACGAGCGTTCCCACAATTACATTTTGAGCGTGGTTGCCTATGATTGTGGAATGAAACAATCAGCACCGGCCATGGTGACTATTAAGGTGAATCGAGTGTGTACACCAGGCTGGAGAGGTATTCCAGAGAGAGTGGACTATGCTGCTGGTTCAGGATCTCAACCGCTTTTACCATCCGCAAAACTGGACCTTTGTGACGCACCATGTATATTACGTAACGTTCGAGCTACCTTGAATCTTGTAACCGATCACATAGGAAAGGGTTGCGATCGTGATACTTATACTGTACGAAGCCAGCGAAAACTTTGCGGTGCCTCACACGAGAGCGTTGATCTTTTACCAACACCAGGACCGACCACATCATGGACCGCCTCTTTGTCACGAGATGAAGGTCGGGAGGCCGATGAAATTTTCGAGTTCGATGGAGTCGATTCCGCTGCGATCGTACCAAATAACGTACTCGAACATTCTCTGGCACAAAAGTTCACCATCAGTGCTTGGGTAAAACATCGTCCAAGATTGAGGCAAGATCCCCACGTTAAGGAACATATTCTTTGCGCCGCAGACGATCATA AGATGAACAGGCATCATTACGCTTTGTTCATAAGAAATTGCAGGCTGATCTTGTTACTCCGACGAGACTTCTCCGAAGGCGATCCAAACATCTTCCGTCCGGCTGAGTGGCGTTGGAAGCTCGGTCAAGTATGCGACGATAAGTGGCATCATTATGCCATACAAGTCGACTTCCCACGCGTAAGTCTTTTTGTCGATGGCGAGGAATGGCGTACGGACGAGAAGAATCCCGAGGTTATCGATGATTGGCCCTTGCATCCTGCGAAGGGCGTAAACACGATGCTTGTCGTTGGAGCTTGTTGGCAGGGTTCGGATAATAGAACGAAACATCACTTCCGTGGCTATCTCGCTGGGCTCTCGGTTCTAGTAGGTCGTAACGAAAAACCTGACGTACTGTCCTGTTTGAGGCGTTGCCAGGAGGGCTTACACGTACCGTCCATGGACTTGCTTCAGCCAGGTACACAGTTGCTCACCAATTCCGATTTAACGGAGGTACGCATTGACGGCGATAATCGTACGAACATCGAGACCCTTCTTCGTCGTATAGGATATTCTAACACACGACGTTTCCCAACTCCTGGTCGGCGAAATTTCCGTCTCGACACGGCGGTGATATGCGAAGGTAACGAGAATTCTCAACTGCCAGTACCTACCGTGCAATCGTACGTGACCGTTCTGCCACCACCTCGACCTGGAATAAGCGTTAACGGTACCGGTTACGTAGCTAGGGAATATGCCGATTTCCGCCTGGGCGTTCGCGTTTTTCCAGATGCTCGCGTTACCGCTGGTTCCGCGGCGAGATTGGACGCTTGCGCCGTCAGCGTTTATCCCAGTCTGAATCCCGATCACGAGAGCTTAGGTTTACCTGGCGACGCTCTTCGTAGATTCCGTTCTATCAGCGCTCGCGTCGATCGCGACGGCGTTGTACTTTCGGGTGCCGACACGCCTTACAATTATCAACAGCTCATTCGACTAATAATGTACACGAATCGTAAGCCTGCATATTATCTCGATCGCGTTTTCAAGCTTACTTGTTCCGAATTGAGCGGACGTTTCGCCAGTAACGAATATGTCCAAACGTTAGCCGTGATCCAtccgaaagagaaaacgacgGTATTGCCGCACAGTAGCTCGGGCGAACCTCCGATCGCCAGAATCGTTGAGCCTGTGCCCGGTCACATACAAGTTTCCCCTCATCACGCCGAAATACCGGAAGGTTATTCGACCAGTGTGATTCGCGAAGGTAGAAGAACCATCGGAGGTGCCGGTGGTAGTCACGCCGTTACGATCGTCGCGGCCGCCTGCATCGGTTTCTTGCTATTAATGGCCGTCGTCGGAGCGGCGAGAGTTCGAGGTGCCGCGAAGCGACGACGATCGGCTGGCGACGAATTGGCAGCCGAAACGGAAATGGCCTGGGACGATTCGGCCCTCGCCATAACGGTCAACCCAATGGACAGGCTGACCGAGCATGAGTCTCATCAGAGTCATAGAGACGAGGACGTTGACGATTCCGGAAGTTCCGATTCTGAGGACGGTTCCTTCAGAGACGACGATATCGACAGTTCCGATTGCGAAAACGATTGCGATCTAAACAATGGCCGACACCGTCGTCATAATTCGCCTCACGACTTGGAGTGGGATCATCGTGACGTTTAA
- the LOC124426824 gene encoding arf-GAP with dual PH domain-containing protein 1-like isoform X2, with protein MGAHISKVKHLKLDRWEDSQVNRIREVGNVTARLHYEERVPPCYRRPNSDAPQVLIEQWIRAKYEREEFCHPERQNYVSGFMEGFLMKRGKEDSRYHPRKFVLCEAEDTLKYHVKENKEPKAILRISELNVAFAPSKTNNQNSLQISFMKDGTTRHIYVYHEDPEVITNWYLAIRCAKLHRLQVAYPGATEAELLSQLTRDFPREGFLWKTGPRHSDAYKKRWFTLDGRKLMYHDDPMDAHPKGEIFLGHSSEGFAVKTGVPPGARNQGFSFTLETPDRSYLLSAQNDDDRTQWMNVIQKVIDKPLTPQDATVAARLVRKRTASGTMNIFSSAR; from the exons ATGGGCGCACATATTTCCAAAGTGAAACATCTCAAACTAGACAGATGGGAGGACTCTCAAGTAAATAGAATACGTGAAGTAGGTAATGTAACTGCAAGATTACATTACGAAGAGCGTGTACCACCTTGTTACCGTAGACCAAATTCAGATGCTCCTCA AGTTTTGATAGAGCAATGGATAAGAGCTAAATATGAAAGGGAAGAATTTTGTCACCCAGAAAGACAGAATTATGTATCGGGATTTATGGAAGGATTTTTAATGAAGCGTGGAAAAGAAGACTCACGATATCATCCTCGTAAATTTGTTCTTTGTGAAGCTGAGGATACTTTGAAGTATCacgttaaagaaaataag GAACCAAAAGCTATACTTAGGATATCAGAATTAAATGTAGCCTTTGCTCCGTCTAAAACTAATAATCAAAATAGTCTTCAAATATCTTTTATGAAAGATGGCACTACAAGACATATCTATGTGTATCATGAAGATCCAGAAGTAATTACAAATTGGTATTTAGCTATAAGATGTGCAAAATTACATCGTTTACAAGTTGCATATCCTGGTGCAACAGAGGCTGAATTATTATCACAGCTAACAAGAGATTTTCCACGGGAAGGATTCCTGTGGAAAACAGGTCCTAGACACAGTGATGCTTATAAAAAGAGATGGTTTACATTAGATGGAAGGAAACTTATGTATCATGATGATCCTATG GATGCACATCCAAAAGGTGAAATTTTCTTGGGTCACAGTTCAGAAGGTTTTGCAGTTAAAACAGGAGTACCACCAGGTGCTAGAAATCAAggtttctcttttactcttgaAACACCTGATAGAAGTTATCTCTTGTCTGCTCAAAACGATGATGACAGAACACAATGGATGAATGTAATACAGAAAGTAATAGATAAACCACTTACTCCACAAGATGCAACTG TAGCAGCACGTCTTGTAAGAAAACGCACAGCAAGTGGaacaatgaatatattttcttctgcaAGGTAG
- the LOC124426828 gene encoding N-acetyltransferase 9-like protein, translating into MKKNKSTRIIGQNVILVPYKEKHVTRYHEWMKSPELQYLTASEPLTLAEEYEMQKDWLLDEKKCTFIILDKSIFESTGDEIAAMIGDTNLFFNDMECKYTAEAEIMIAEKENRNKRRGGEAVLLMLRYGIDVLNVKRYRVKIMIDNEKSINMFRKLNFHEVERSEIFQEITMENNINQEWKDWLYLETMNSLMDECYNIN; encoded by the exons atgaaaaagaataagtccACTCGTATTATCGGTCAAAATGTGATTCTAGTTCCGTATAAGGAAAAACACGTTACGAG atatcACGAATGGATGAAATCACCAGAGTTACAATATCTTACAGCCTCGGAACCATTAACTTTGGCGGAAGaatatgaaatgcaaaaagATTGGCTACTGGATGAGAAGA AATGTACCTTCATCATTTTAGACAAATCGATCTTCGAATCGACAGGGGATGAAATTG CTGCTATGATCGGTGATactaatttattctttaatgATATGGAATGTAAATATACGGCGGAAGCTGAAATCATGAtagcagaaaaagaaaataggaataaaagaagaggggGGGAAGCTGTATTACTTATGCTTCGTTACG gTATAGATGTCTTGAATGTAAAAAGATATCGAgttaaaataatgattgatAATGAAAAGAGTATAAATATGTTTCGAAAGTTGAATTTTCACgag gTCGAAAGaagtgaaatatttcaagaaatTACCATGGAAAATAACATAAATCAAGAATGGAAGGATTGGTTGTATTTAGAAACAATGAATTCTTTAATGGATGAATGTtacaatataaattga